From the Clostridium putrefaciens genome, one window contains:
- a CDS encoding S8 family peptidase → MMSNKKRPILAKGEEYIVPHKHDNGFSKGDKRLSFEEARYKLSNQVKDVISCINQTPQEFIMDEVIVNVKMDVDYSAKSYHPNAFIKHINAEDVGSKKWMKEITLKDKTKPNKIKLGKEIFLRMSKITLQTLEEQLRSGDDFSKGAIDNIRSIESIYFDNHSILISKFDADWTDGRVELVLHPFESSTEKAKNQLMKLINQYGGETSKVKFKTYASGITFVSAVLTRETLTHVLRFNPIRTAHPIFLKQLPIIRSSGMGMPLPPPPLNVQQSTIKVGVFDGGVNVNNPYFAGCVIENNPILTPKDNNFLDHGMGVVGAALYGDLSGYGLKDNLATPIINVESFRVFPLSDYNDIDLYEIIDIIEDVVPKRPDINVYNLSIGPYGAIDDDNITRFTYAIDELSKDGKTLFVVAVGNDGDLSDDQLCRIQAPSDAVNCLGIGAYSQKSDGTFERAEYSSYGDGREGCKIKPDFLDFGGSTTNPFQLISGSANGRSFSCGTSFSAPLVTAKAAEIIGRCNFGNPLLARVLLVHTAQHPEYKADRFIGHGFANQKVEDILSCVDNSVTTIYQSKLRPTQAIKLPLPYIGNLNYSGKVVVEWTIALSTEIDAKNTEDYTLSCIEDTFYPSQNKYTMSKTINGKRKTKVVNLASDHDTIEELIADDWRLGNNPNSYSDFSNKYKTEQERKNNFKWDTVIKRRAVMAYKNLKDPYLVLHAMDRYGHDAEFVNYAVAVTMDYIDSTEDVYDLTLKTYNKLEVASIRNVNEILVK, encoded by the coding sequence ATGATGAGCAATAAAAAAAGACCTATTCTTGCTAAAGGGGAAGAATATATAGTCCCACATAAACACGATAACGGATTTTCAAAAGGTGATAAAAGACTGAGTTTTGAGGAAGCCAGATATAAACTAAGTAATCAAGTTAAGGATGTAATAAGTTGTATCAATCAAACTCCCCAAGAATTTATTATGGATGAAGTGATTGTTAATGTTAAGATGGATGTGGATTATTCTGCAAAATCTTATCATCCGAATGCTTTTATAAAGCATATTAATGCAGAAGACGTGGGTAGTAAAAAGTGGATGAAAGAAATTACATTAAAGGATAAAACTAAGCCAAATAAAATTAAACTAGGTAAAGAGATTTTCTTGAGAATGTCTAAAATTACTTTGCAAACACTAGAAGAACAATTAAGAAGTGGGGATGATTTTTCTAAAGGGGCAATTGATAATATTAGGAGCATTGAGAGTATATATTTTGATAATCATTCAATTCTCATTTCTAAATTTGATGCTGACTGGACAGATGGTAGAGTAGAACTTGTGTTGCATCCATTTGAATCAAGTACTGAAAAGGCGAAAAATCAATTAATGAAACTGATTAATCAATATGGAGGTGAAACAAGCAAGGTTAAATTTAAAACATATGCTTCTGGAATTACGTTTGTAAGTGCTGTATTAACTAGGGAAACTCTAACGCATGTTCTTAGATTTAATCCAATAAGAACAGCCCATCCTATATTTCTAAAACAGCTACCTATAATTCGTTCAAGTGGAATGGGGATGCCACTTCCCCCTCCTCCTTTAAATGTACAGCAATCAACTATTAAGGTGGGTGTTTTTGATGGTGGTGTTAATGTAAATAACCCTTATTTTGCTGGTTGTGTTATAGAAAACAATCCTATTCTTACTCCCAAGGATAATAATTTTCTGGATCATGGAATGGGGGTTGTAGGGGCTGCTTTATATGGGGATTTATCAGGGTATGGGTTAAAAGATAATTTGGCAACACCTATAATTAATGTTGAAAGTTTTAGGGTGTTTCCCCTTAGTGATTACAATGACATTGATTTGTATGAGATTATTGACATTATTGAAGACGTAGTACCAAAACGACCTGATATTAATGTTTACAATTTATCAATAGGTCCATATGGTGCAATTGATGATGATAACATTACTCGGTTTACTTATGCAATCGATGAATTGTCAAAGGATGGAAAAACCTTATTTGTGGTAGCAGTAGGAAATGATGGAGACTTAAGCGATGATCAATTATGCAGAATACAGGCACCATCTGATGCTGTTAACTGTCTTGGCATAGGTGCGTATTCTCAAAAGAGTGATGGTACATTTGAGAGAGCAGAATATAGTTCATATGGAGATGGTAGAGAAGGATGCAAAATCAAACCTGATTTCCTTGATTTTGGTGGAAGTACTACAAATCCATTTCAATTAATATCTGGTAGTGCTAATGGTAGAAGTTTTTCTTGTGGTACAAGCTTTTCAGCACCGTTAGTAACTGCTAAAGCAGCAGAAATTATTGGGAGGTGTAACTTTGGAAATCCATTACTTGCAAGGGTTTTGTTAGTACATACCGCACAACATCCAGAATACAAAGCAGATCGGTTTATTGGTCATGGATTTGCAAATCAAAAGGTTGAAGATATTTTATCTTGTGTTGATAACAGCGTAACAACAATATATCAAAGCAAGCTGCGTCCTACACAAGCTATTAAATTACCATTACCGTATATAGGTAATCTTAATTATTCAGGAAAAGTAGTTGTTGAATGGACGATAGCATTATCAACAGAAATTGATGCTAAAAATACCGAGGATTACACCCTTTCGTGTATCGAGGATACATTTTATCCGAGCCAAAATAAGTATACAATGAGCAAGACAATTAATGGTAAGAGAAAAACAAAAGTAGTTAATTTAGCAAGTGACCATGATACTATTGAGGAATTAATTGCTGACGATTGGCGTTTAGGTAATAATCCAAATAGTTATTCTGATTTCAGTAACAAGTATAAAACAGAACAGGAAAGAAAAAACAACTTTAAATGGGATACGGTTATTAAGAGAAGGGCAGTGATGGCTTATAAAAATTTGAAGGATCCATATTTAGTATTACATGCTATGGACAGATATGGGCATGATGCTGAGTTTGTTAATTATGCTGTAGCAGTAACCATGGATTATATTGACTCTACAGAAGATGTATATGATTTAACACTAAAAACCTATAATAAGTTGGAAGTTGCATCGATAAGAAATGTGAATGAAATATTAGTAAAATAA